From the genome of Streptomyces sp. V1I1, one region includes:
- a CDS encoding metal ABC transporter permease translates to MEILETAFMQRALIAAVLVGITAPAVGIYLVQRRQALMGDGIGHVAMTGVGLGFLLSTNPVWMATIVSVVGAIAMELIRAYGRTRGDIALAMLFYGGMAGGVLLINISDAGSTANLSSFLFGSLSTVSDEDLTAIVLLAAFVVLVSLGLRRQLFAVSQDEEFARVTGLPVRALNLLIAVTAAVTVSVAMRVVGLLLVSALMVVPVAAAQQISRSFRATFTVAVGIGIAVTLAGTATSYYQDVPPGATIVLLAIAIFVTLTALATPLARRRARALEASEAECTMEGPGARRPGDDVKV, encoded by the coding sequence ATGGAAATCCTCGAGACGGCCTTTATGCAGCGGGCGCTCATCGCGGCCGTGCTGGTCGGCATCACCGCGCCGGCCGTTGGCATCTATCTGGTGCAGCGCCGACAGGCGCTGATGGGCGACGGCATCGGCCATGTCGCGATGACCGGCGTCGGTCTCGGCTTTCTGCTGTCGACCAACCCGGTGTGGATGGCGACGATTGTCTCGGTCGTCGGCGCGATCGCGATGGAGCTGATCCGGGCGTACGGACGCACCCGCGGCGACATCGCGCTGGCGATGCTCTTCTACGGCGGCATGGCGGGCGGTGTCCTGCTGATCAACATCTCGGACGCCGGGTCCACCGCGAATCTGAGCTCGTTCCTGTTCGGCTCGCTGTCCACGGTCTCCGACGAGGACCTCACCGCGATCGTGCTGCTCGCCGCCTTTGTGGTGCTGGTCTCGCTGGGGCTGCGCAGGCAGCTGTTCGCTGTCAGCCAGGACGAGGAGTTCGCGCGGGTGACCGGTCTGCCGGTGCGTGCGCTGAATCTGCTGATCGCCGTGACCGCGGCGGTCACGGTCAGTGTGGCGATGCGTGTGGTCGGGCTGCTGCTGGTCAGCGCGCTGATGGTGGTGCCGGTGGCCGCGGCCCAGCAGATTTCGCGGTCGTTCAGGGCGACGTTCACGGTGGCGGTGGGGATCGGCATCGCCGTGACGCTGGCCGGAACCGCCACCTCGTACTACCAGGACGTACCCCCTGGCGCGACGATCGTCCTGCTGGCCATAGCGATCTTCGTGACGCTGACCGCGCTGGCGACGCCCCTGGCAAGGCGGCGTGCGCGAGCTTTGGAGGCGAGCGAGGCCGAGTGCACCATGGAGGGGCCGGGCGCACGACGGCCGGGTGACGACGTCAAGGTCTGA
- a CDS encoding dioxygenase produces the protein MRHDHDADGEHTSSRRAFIRTSSVGVTAAALAATGAAPAAPAPASALAPAGPVTAVTAALRAGRPLAVTPACDGHETPESSEGPLFKPQSPERGDFITPAIRGVRLDFTGVVYDTACKPLPGTLIEFWQCDQNGDYDTAGFSLRGHQYTNSRGGFRLSTIIPRDYWGRWGRRAPHIHTQVQATGGPVLITQLYFPDDTQAYGRDFAALNAADGLINRACTIALAGPQDGAYTGAFDFVIKTSVQ, from the coding sequence ATGCGGCATGACCACGATGCGGACGGCGAACACACCAGCTCACGAAGGGCGTTCATCCGAACGAGCTCGGTGGGAGTGACCGCCGCCGCCCTCGCGGCGACGGGAGCCGCGCCCGCAGCCCCCGCCCCAGCCTCCGCCCTCGCCCCCGCGGGCCCCGTGACCGCGGTGACCGCGGCACTTCGGGCGGGGCGCCCCCTGGCCGTCACGCCCGCCTGCGACGGTCACGAGACCCCGGAGTCGTCGGAGGGCCCGCTCTTCAAACCGCAGTCCCCCGAGCGGGGGGACTTCATCACCCCGGCCATCCGCGGAGTGCGGCTCGACTTCACCGGTGTCGTCTACGACACCGCCTGCAAGCCCCTGCCGGGGACGCTCATCGAGTTCTGGCAGTGCGACCAGAACGGCGACTACGACACCGCCGGCTTCTCGCTGCGCGGCCACCAGTACACCAACAGCAGGGGCGGCTTCCGGCTCAGCACGATCATCCCCCGTGACTACTGGGGCCGTTGGGGCCGACGAGCGCCCCATATCCACACCCAGGTCCAGGCCACCGGCGGACCGGTGCTGATCACGCAGCTGTACTTCCCGGACGACACCCAGGCGTACGGCAGGGACTTCGCCGCGCTCAACGCCGCCGACGGACTCATCAACCGGGCCTGCACGATCGCGCTCGCGGGCCCGCAGGACGGCGCTTACACCGGCGCCTTCGACTTCGTCATCAAGACCTCGGTCCAGTAG
- a CDS encoding metal ABC transporter ATP-binding protein, with product MSASEASVSEPVISIRGAQATLGSRPVLRGIDLTVQRGEVVALLGANGSGKSTAVRSLIGQVPLTGGEIALFGTELRRFRAWSRVGYVPQRTTASSGVPATVREVVSSGRLSRTRLGRLSKADRAAVQRAIELVGLADRAKDSVNALSGGQHQRVLIARALASDPELLIMDEPMAGVDLVSQEILAGTLREQVAAGTTVLLVLHELGALEPLIDRAVVLRDGCVVHDGPPPEAVGQHALPGHDHVHPHAADEPLRTGLLT from the coding sequence ATATCTGCATCGGAGGCATCCGTGAGCGAGCCCGTCATATCCATCCGCGGGGCTCAGGCCACGCTCGGCTCGCGGCCCGTGCTGCGCGGCATCGACCTCACCGTCCAGCGCGGTGAGGTCGTTGCGCTGCTCGGGGCCAATGGCTCGGGCAAGTCCACCGCCGTGCGCTCCCTTATCGGCCAAGTGCCGCTCACCGGCGGCGAGATCGCCCTGTTCGGCACGGAGCTGCGGCGCTTTCGCGCATGGTCGCGCGTCGGTTACGTACCGCAGCGCACCACCGCGTCGAGCGGTGTGCCCGCGACGGTGCGTGAGGTCGTCTCCTCCGGGCGTCTGTCCCGTACGAGGCTGGGCCGGCTGTCGAAGGCCGACCGGGCGGCCGTGCAGCGCGCCATAGAGCTCGTCGGGCTCGCCGACCGCGCCAAGGACTCGGTGAACGCCCTCTCCGGCGGCCAGCACCAGCGGGTGCTGATAGCGCGTGCGCTGGCGTCCGACCCGGAACTGCTGATCATGGACGAGCCGATGGCGGGCGTGGACCTGGTCAGCCAGGAGATCCTGGCCGGCACGCTGCGCGAGCAGGTCGCGGCCGGGACGACCGTGCTGCTGGTGCTGCACGAGCTGGGCGCGCTGGAGCCCTTGATCGACCGCGCGGTGGTGCTGCGCGACGGCTGTGTGGTCCATGACGGGCCGCCGCCGGAGGCTGTGGGCCAGCACGCGCTGCCCGGCCACGACCACGTACATCCGCATGCGGCCGACGAGCCGCTCCGCACGGGACTGCTGACCTGA
- a CDS encoding isoprenyl transferase, whose amino-acid sequence MARRGILGRSRREYKVPEPHPSGARPPKIPGELVPNHVACVMDGNGRWAKERGLPRTEGHKVGEGVVLDVLKGCIEMGVKNLSLYAFSTENWKRSPDEVRFLMNFNRDVIRRRRDEMDELGIRIRWVGRMPKMWKSVVQELQVAQEQTKNNDAMTLYFCVNYGGRAEIADAAAAIAADVKAGKLDPSKVSEKTIQKYLYYPDMPDVDLFLRPSGEQRTSNYLIWQSSYAEMVFQDVLWPDFDRRDLWRACLEFAQRDRRFGGAIPNEELEAMRGRPEGTSA is encoded by the coding sequence ATGGCACGACGCGGAATCCTGGGCCGGTCCCGCCGCGAGTACAAGGTCCCCGAGCCGCACCCCTCCGGCGCGCGGCCGCCGAAGATCCCCGGCGAGCTGGTGCCGAACCATGTGGCATGCGTCATGGACGGCAACGGCCGGTGGGCCAAGGAGCGGGGCCTGCCGCGCACCGAGGGCCACAAGGTCGGCGAGGGCGTCGTCCTCGACGTCCTCAAGGGCTGCATCGAGATGGGCGTCAAGAACCTCTCCCTGTACGCCTTCTCCACCGAGAACTGGAAGCGCTCGCCCGACGAGGTGCGCTTCCTGATGAACTTCAACCGCGACGTCATCCGCCGCCGCCGTGACGAGATGGACGAGCTCGGTATCCGTATCCGCTGGGTGGGCCGGATGCCGAAGATGTGGAAGTCCGTCGTCCAGGAGCTCCAGGTCGCGCAGGAGCAGACCAAGAACAACGACGCGATGACGCTGTACTTCTGCGTCAACTACGGTGGCCGCGCCGAGATCGCCGACGCCGCGGCAGCCATCGCTGCGGACGTGAAGGCCGGCAAGCTCGACCCGTCGAAGGTCTCCGAGAAGACGATCCAGAAGTACCTGTACTACCCGGACATGCCGGACGTCGACCTGTTCCTGCGCCCGAGCGGCGAGCAGCGCACCTCCAACTACCTGATCTGGCAGAGCAGTTACGCCGAGATGGTCTTCCAGGACGTGCTGTGGCCGGACTTCGACCGGCGGGACTTGTGGCGGGCGTGCCTGGAGTTCGCGCAGCGGGACCGGCGGTTCGGCGGGGCGATCCCGAACGAGGAGCTGGAAGCGATGCGGGGGCGGCCCGAGGGCACGTCTGCGTGA
- a CDS encoding metal ABC transporter substrate-binding protein — protein sequence MNVRRLIPTTVAAGAVALGLMAVSACSSSNAADGGRNGDKLKVVASFYPMQYLAEQIGGDHVSVSVLTEPGVEPHDLELKPRQTAELNEAGYILYLKGIQPAVDKAIAQSEAKNKVDAATLAKLEHHGTEGGHSHEGEEPGHEEPGQEESGHEESGHDEHAHEGEGEAGADPHIWLDPVKYAEVAKGVGASLEKADPDHAADYKKNTEALVGKLNGLNTAFQQGLKNTTTKTFITTHSAFGYLAERYGLDQEGIAGLDPESEPSPARIKALQDIAEKDKVTTVFFETLASDKTAKTLAKDAGLKTDVLDPLEGITDKSKGRDYVEVMQSNLDALQKALGAK from the coding sequence ATGAACGTACGCCGCCTCATACCCACCACCGTCGCCGCCGGAGCCGTCGCCCTCGGCCTCATGGCCGTTTCCGCCTGCTCCAGCTCCAATGCCGCCGACGGCGGCAGGAACGGCGACAAGCTGAAGGTGGTGGCGTCGTTCTACCCCATGCAGTATCTCGCAGAGCAGATCGGCGGCGACCACGTCTCCGTCTCCGTTCTCACCGAGCCGGGCGTCGAGCCGCACGATCTCGAACTCAAGCCCCGCCAGACCGCCGAGCTGAACGAAGCCGGCTACATCCTCTACCTCAAGGGCATCCAGCCCGCCGTCGACAAGGCCATCGCCCAGTCCGAGGCGAAGAACAAGGTCGACGCCGCCACCCTGGCCAAGCTCGAGCACCATGGCACGGAGGGCGGCCACAGCCACGAGGGCGAAGAGCCCGGCCACGAAGAGCCCGGCCAGGAAGAGTCCGGCCATGAGGAGTCCGGCCACGACGAGCATGCCCACGAGGGCGAGGGCGAGGCCGGCGCCGACCCGCACATCTGGCTCGACCCCGTGAAGTACGCCGAGGTCGCCAAGGGGGTGGGTGCCTCCCTGGAGAAGGCCGACCCGGACCACGCCGCGGACTACAAGAAGAACACCGAGGCGCTGGTCGGCAAGCTGAACGGGCTGAACACCGCGTTCCAGCAGGGCCTGAAGAACACCACGACCAAGACCTTCATCACCACCCACTCCGCCTTCGGCTACCTCGCCGAGCGGTACGGCCTGGACCAGGAGGGCATCGCGGGCCTCGACCCCGAGTCCGAGCCGAGCCCGGCCCGTATCAAGGCACTGCAGGACATCGCCGAGAAGGACAAGGTCACCACGGTCTTCTTCGAGACGCTCGCCAGCGACAAGACCGCCAAGACCCTCGCCAAGGACGCCGGACTGAAGACGGACGTCCTCGATCCGCTCGAGGGGATCACGGACAAGTCCAAGGGCCGCGACTACGTCGAGGTGATGCAGTCCAACCTCGACGCGCTGCAGAAGGCTCTCGGCGCGAAGTGA
- a CDS encoding glycine--tRNA ligase codes for MAADKIDTIVNLSKRRGFVYPCSEIYGGQRAAWDYGPLGVELKENIKRQWWRYMVTSREDVVGIDSSVILASEVWEASGHVSTFTDPLTECTSCHKRFRADHLEEAYEEKHGKAPEHGLADLNCPNCGNKGTFTEPKQFSGLLATHLGPTQDSGSIAYLRPETAQGIFTNFGQVQQTSRKKPPFGIAQMGKSFRNEITPGNFIFRTREFEQMEMEFFVKPGEDEQWQEYWMEQRWNWYRDLGLREENMRWYEHPAEKLSHYSKRTADIEYRYQLGGNEWGEMEGVANRTDYDLSAHSKASGHDLSYFDQEAGERWTPYVIEPAAGVGRAMLAFLLDAYNEDEAPNAKGVMEKRTVMRLDPRLAPVKVAVLPLSRNPQLSPKAKGLAADLRKNWNIEFDDAGAIGRRYRRQDEIGTPFCVTVDFDTLDDDAVTVRERDTMKQERVSLDQIQGYLGSRLLGC; via the coding sequence GTGGCCGCCGACAAGATCGACACCATTGTCAACCTGAGCAAGCGCCGTGGCTTCGTCTACCCCTGCAGCGAGATCTACGGTGGTCAGCGTGCCGCCTGGGACTACGGGCCGCTGGGTGTCGAGCTGAAGGAGAACATCAAGCGTCAATGGTGGCGCTACATGGTCACCTCGCGCGAGGACGTCGTCGGTATCGACTCGTCGGTGATCCTTGCCAGTGAGGTCTGGGAGGCGTCGGGCCACGTCTCCACCTTTACCGACCCGCTCACCGAGTGCACCTCCTGCCACAAGCGCTTCCGCGCCGACCACCTGGAGGAGGCGTACGAGGAGAAGCACGGCAAGGCCCCCGAGCACGGCCTCGCCGACCTGAACTGCCCCAACTGCGGCAACAAGGGCACCTTCACCGAGCCCAAGCAGTTCTCCGGCCTGCTCGCCACCCACCTCGGCCCCACCCAGGACTCCGGCTCCATCGCCTACCTGCGCCCCGAGACCGCCCAGGGCATCTTCACCAACTTCGGCCAGGTCCAGCAGACTTCCCGCAAGAAGCCGCCGTTCGGCATCGCCCAGATGGGCAAGTCGTTCCGGAACGAGATCACGCCCGGCAACTTCATCTTCCGCACCCGCGAGTTCGAGCAGATGGAGATGGAGTTCTTCGTCAAGCCCGGCGAGGACGAGCAGTGGCAGGAATACTGGATGGAGCAGCGCTGGAACTGGTACCGCGACCTTGGTCTCCGTGAGGAGAACATGCGCTGGTACGAGCACCCGGCCGAGAAGCTCTCCCACTACTCCAAGCGCACCGCCGACATCGAGTACCGCTACCAGCTCGGCGGCAACGAGTGGGGCGAGATGGAGGGCGTCGCCAACCGCACCGACTACGACCTCTCCGCGCACTCCAAGGCTTCCGGCCACGACCTGTCGTACTTCGACCAGGAAGCCGGCGAGCGCTGGACGCCGTACGTCATCGAGCCTGCCGCCGGTGTCGGCCGCGCCATGCTCGCCTTCCTCCTCGACGCGTACAACGAGGACGAGGCCCCCAACGCCAAGGGCGTCATGGAGAAGCGCACCGTGATGCGTCTCGACCCGCGCCTCGCGCCCGTCAAGGTCGCTGTGCTGCCGCTGTCCCGCAACCCGCAGCTCTCGCCGAAGGCCAAGGGCCTGGCGGCCGACCTGCGCAAGAACTGGAACATCGAGTTCGACGACGCCGGCGCCATCGGCCGCCGCTACCGCCGCCAGGACGAGATCGGCACGCCGTTCTGCGTCACCGTCGACTTCGACACCCTCGACGACGACGCCGTGACCGTGCGCGAGCGCGACACGATGAAGCAGGAGCGCGTCTCCCTGGACCAGATCCAGGGCTACCTCGGCAGCCGCCTGCTCGGCTGCTGA
- a CDS encoding Fur family transcriptional regulator, translated as MTTAPIGGNTAPVRGRSTRQRAAVAAALDEVDEFRSAQDLHDMLKHRGDSVGLTTVYRTLQSLADAGEVDVLRTSDGESVYRRCSTDDHHHHLVCRVCGKAVEVEGPAVEQWAETIAAQHGYVNVAHTVEIFGTCAECAAAAAAK; from the coding sequence GTGACGACGGCGCCAATCGGCGGGAACACCGCCCCGGTGCGAGGCCGGTCGACCCGGCAGCGTGCCGCGGTGGCTGCGGCGCTCGACGAGGTGGATGAGTTCCGCAGCGCGCAGGATCTGCACGACATGCTCAAGCACCGCGGCGACTCGGTGGGTCTGACCACGGTCTACCGCACGTTGCAGTCGCTCGCGGACGCGGGCGAGGTGGATGTGCTGCGCACGTCCGACGGCGAGTCCGTCTACCGGCGCTGCTCGACGGACGACCATCACCACCATCTGGTGTGCCGGGTGTGCGGTAAGGCGGTCGAGGTCGAGGGGCCGGCGGTGGAGCAGTGGGCGGAGACGATCGCGGCGCAGCACGGTTATGTGAATGTGGCGCACACGGTCGAGATCTTCGGCACGTGCGCGGAGTGCGCGGCGGCGGCCGCCGCCAAGTAA
- a CDS encoding LuxR C-terminal-related transcriptional regulator: MSPSRTCETCGTELPGRGRRPESKPEQGGRPARYCSDACRQRAFRRRSARQHGTATAAAPFPDRDLPRALDSFVGRGRELSRLRSLLKSSRLLTLTGPGGVGKTRLALEFAAGLRGAGDGRVRLVELDSLHDGGRLAQAVAAVLGVGERGGRTGVEVLAHALGDRSTLLILDNCEHLAEACAQLAAALLSRCPRLRILATSREVLRVPGEVVFRVGELSLSPAGEDDDPAAVLQADAVRLFVERAAGRAPGFTLDAGNARTVAEICRRLDGMPLAIELAARRTGALPLTDVLTGLDDQLALLTDGSRTGPGRHRELAAAIDWSHRLLDPEEQTLFRRLAVLVGGFDAEGAAAVCADGEMQPRHVLRVLCALEAKSLIVRLPGDAEGTDAEGTARFRQLSAIRAYALDRLAESGELDSTWQRAVDWLTGLMPPAADQLFADQAGGPLTEERDNLAAAVAHTADRDGAPDIGLALALARVRFQQEQLTAARVLLTEVLKRDNSFRHGGAPLALAARAACQQADPAAALRFAEQAVSVERRRDNPAGLANALDARAAAKLGRGEFSEAVIDFAECLAVVVTLGRPRDEAWCRHHLAWALLHVGKAAEGDALMASCLPLLREQQPWCQSTAALHTAGAIRLALGELEAAEGLFAEALRAVPGESFHALYPLEGLAIVAAEQGDMKRSLRLFAAGAQARQRLDTEPEAAWQRQVEAATARAKAALPAAARDGALAGGRLLRWERLLAYALRAGDAAGGVGDAGAESPLTGRETAVAALVAEGLTNREIAARLDLSASTVATHLDNVRDKLGMRSRTQIALWVAGKERLGAPDGALRRDEVS; this comes from the coding sequence ATGAGTCCGAGTCGCACGTGCGAAACATGCGGGACCGAGCTGCCCGGCCGTGGCCGGCGTCCAGAAAGCAAGCCGGAGCAGGGCGGCCGGCCCGCCCGCTACTGCTCGGACGCATGCAGACAGCGCGCCTTCCGCCGACGCTCCGCCCGGCAGCACGGCACAGCCACCGCGGCCGCGCCTTTCCCCGACCGGGACCTGCCACGGGCGCTTGACTCCTTCGTCGGCCGCGGGCGTGAACTGTCCCGGCTGCGCTCCCTGTTGAAGTCGTCACGGCTGCTGACGCTCACCGGCCCGGGCGGGGTGGGCAAGACACGTCTTGCGCTGGAGTTCGCCGCCGGTCTGCGCGGCGCCGGGGACGGCCGGGTCCGACTGGTCGAGCTGGACTCGCTCCACGACGGCGGCCGGCTGGCCCAGGCCGTGGCCGCCGTGCTCGGCGTGGGCGAACGCGGCGGCAGAACCGGCGTCGAGGTGCTCGCCCATGCGCTGGGCGACCGCTCGACGCTGCTGATCCTGGACAACTGTGAGCACCTGGCCGAGGCGTGCGCACAGCTGGCCGCGGCCCTGCTGAGCCGGTGCCCCCGGCTGCGTATCCTCGCCACCAGCCGCGAGGTGCTGCGCGTGCCCGGCGAAGTCGTGTTCCGGGTCGGCGAGTTGTCCCTGTCGCCGGCCGGTGAGGACGACGACCCGGCGGCCGTGCTCCAGGCGGACGCCGTACGGCTCTTCGTGGAGCGCGCCGCCGGCCGCGCCCCCGGATTCACACTGGACGCCGGCAACGCCCGTACGGTCGCGGAGATCTGCCGGCGGCTGGACGGCATGCCGCTGGCCATCGAGCTGGCGGCACGCCGCACGGGCGCCCTCCCGCTGACCGACGTCCTGACCGGACTGGACGACCAGCTCGCCCTCCTCACGGACGGCAGCAGAACCGGGCCGGGGCGGCACCGCGAGCTGGCCGCCGCGATCGACTGGAGCCATCGATTACTGGATCCCGAGGAGCAGACGCTCTTTCGCCGGCTCGCCGTTCTCGTCGGCGGATTCGACGCCGAGGGCGCGGCCGCGGTCTGCGCGGACGGCGAGATGCAGCCGCGGCACGTCCTGCGGGTGCTGTGCGCGCTGGAGGCCAAGTCCTTGATCGTACGGCTGCCGGGCGACGCCGAAGGGACCGACGCCGAAGGCACCGCGAGATTCCGGCAGTTGAGCGCCATCCGCGCCTACGCTCTGGACCGCCTCGCCGAGTCCGGCGAACTGGACAGCACCTGGCAGCGGGCCGTCGACTGGCTGACCGGGCTGATGCCGCCCGCCGCGGACCAGCTGTTCGCCGACCAGGCCGGCGGGCCGCTGACCGAGGAGCGGGACAACCTCGCGGCGGCCGTCGCCCACACCGCCGACCGCGACGGCGCACCGGACATCGGGCTGGCGCTGGCGCTTGCGCGGGTGCGCTTCCAGCAGGAGCAGCTGACGGCCGCCCGCGTGCTGCTGACGGAGGTGCTGAAGCGGGACAACAGCTTCCGGCACGGCGGTGCGCCCCTGGCGCTCGCCGCACGCGCGGCGTGCCAGCAGGCGGACCCGGCGGCCGCACTGCGCTTCGCGGAGCAGGCGGTTTCCGTCGAACGGCGGCGTGACAACCCCGCGGGGCTCGCCAACGCGCTGGACGCGCGGGCCGCCGCCAAGCTGGGCCGCGGCGAGTTCTCCGAGGCGGTCATCGACTTCGCGGAGTGCCTGGCCGTCGTCGTCACGCTCGGCCGCCCCCGGGACGAGGCGTGGTGCCGGCATCACCTGGCCTGGGCGCTGCTGCATGTCGGCAAGGCGGCCGAGGGCGACGCGCTGATGGCTTCCTGCCTGCCCCTGCTGAGGGAGCAGCAGCCCTGGTGCCAGTCGACGGCCGCGCTGCACACCGCCGGTGCGATACGGCTCGCGCTGGGCGAACTCGAAGCGGCGGAGGGGCTGTTCGCCGAGGCGTTGCGCGCGGTGCCCGGCGAGAGCTTCCACGCGCTGTATCCCCTCGAAGGACTCGCCATCGTGGCGGCCGAGCAGGGCGACATGAAACGGTCGCTGCGGCTGTTCGCCGCCGGCGCGCAGGCGCGACAGCGACTGGACACCGAGCCGGAAGCCGCGTGGCAGCGGCAGGTCGAGGCGGCGACGGCCCGCGCGAAGGCGGCGCTGCCCGCAGCGGCGCGGGACGGGGCGCTGGCCGGTGGACGCCTGCTGCGCTGGGAGCGGCTGCTCGCGTACGCGCTGCGGGCGGGCGATGCCGCCGGAGGTGTCGGTGACGCCGGCGCCGAGTCCCCGCTGACCGGTCGGGAGACGGCGGTGGCGGCGCTGGTCGCCGAGGGGCTGACCAACCGCGAGATCGCCGCGCGCCTGGACCTGTCGGCGAGCACCGTTGCCACACACCTCGACAACGTCCGCGACAAGCTGGGCATGAGGTCGCGGACACAGATCGCGCTGTGGGTGGCCGGAAAGGAACGGCTCGGCGCCCCGGACGGCGCGCTGCGCCGGGACGAGGTTTCGTAA
- a CDS encoding DUF6243 family protein yields MAKSRNNLLGVGGQRKKLSRADQQGNGPARNADRKAAADQKQDLVRKMRERAQGGSTQDAPQEELA; encoded by the coding sequence GTGGCCAAGAGCCGTAACAACCTCCTCGGCGTGGGCGGACAGCGAAAGAAGCTGTCCCGAGCCGACCAGCAGGGCAACGGTCCCGCGCGCAACGCCGATCGCAAGGCGGCCGCCGACCAGAAGCAGGACCTGGTGCGCAAGATGCGCGAGCGCGCCCAGGGCGGCAGCACGCAGGATGCGCCGCAGGAGGAGCTGGCCTGA
- a CDS encoding MFS transporter: MPELTHRRQLLVLAICCMSLLIVSLDNTVLNVALPSIRKELDASVAGMQWTIDAYTLVLASLLMLSGSTADRIGRRRVFQAGLLLFTLGSLLCSLAPNLESLVAFRMVQATGGSMLNPVAMSIIANTFTDPRERARAIGVWGGVVGISMAAGPLVGGVLVDSVGWRSIFWLNLPIGLAAALLTWLYIPESRAPKPRRPDPVGQLLVIALLGSLTYAIIEAPSAGWTSPLILGFSALAVLALAGLLLYEPRRAEPLIDLRFFRSAPFSGATVIAVCAFASLGGFLFLNTLYLQDVRGLSALDAGLYMLPMAAMTLVCAPLAGRLVGSRGPRLPLLIAGIAMAATGVLFAAFEAETSDAMLFAGYVLFGLGFGMVNTPITNTAVSGMPRAQAGVAAAVASTSRQIGQTLGVAVIGAVLAAGVSSSSYVEGFVAASRPAWWVLTGCGLCILVVGALTSGAWAQETARRTADRLEVRDLDQSPSTAAA; the protein is encoded by the coding sequence ATGCCCGAGCTCACACACCGGCGGCAACTGCTCGTGCTGGCGATCTGCTGTATGAGCCTGCTGATCGTCAGTCTCGACAACACCGTCCTCAATGTCGCGCTGCCCTCCATTCGCAAGGAACTGGACGCCTCCGTCGCCGGGATGCAGTGGACGATCGACGCATACACTCTGGTCCTCGCCTCGCTGCTGATGCTCTCCGGTTCCACCGCCGACCGGATCGGCCGGCGCAGGGTCTTCCAGGCCGGGCTCCTCCTGTTCACCCTCGGCTCACTGCTCTGCTCTCTCGCCCCCAACCTCGAATCGCTCGTCGCCTTCCGGATGGTGCAGGCCACCGGCGGCTCCATGCTCAACCCGGTCGCGATGTCGATCATCGCCAACACCTTCACCGACCCGCGCGAGCGCGCCCGCGCCATCGGTGTGTGGGGCGGCGTGGTCGGCATCTCCATGGCCGCGGGGCCCCTCGTCGGTGGAGTGCTCGTGGACAGCGTCGGCTGGCGCTCGATCTTCTGGCTCAATCTGCCCATCGGCCTCGCCGCAGCGCTGCTGACCTGGCTTTATATCCCGGAGTCCCGCGCTCCGAAACCGCGCCGCCCCGACCCCGTCGGCCAGCTGCTGGTCATCGCGCTCCTCGGCTCGCTCACGTACGCGATCATCGAGGCGCCCTCGGCCGGCTGGACCTCGCCCCTCATCCTCGGCTTCAGCGCGCTCGCGGTCCTCGCGCTCGCAGGACTGCTGCTGTACGAGCCGCGGCGCGCCGAACCGCTGATCGATCTGCGTTTCTTCCGCAGCGCGCCGTTCAGCGGGGCCACCGTCATCGCGGTCTGCGCCTTCGCCTCGCTGGGCGGGTTCCTCTTCCTCAACACGCTCTATCTGCAGGACGTCCGCGGCCTGTCCGCCCTGGACGCAGGGCTGTACATGCTGCCGATGGCCGCGATGACCCTCGTCTGCGCGCCTCTGGCAGGGCGGCTCGTCGGCAGCCGCGGCCCCCGTCTCCCCCTGCTGATCGCAGGCATCGCCATGGCCGCGACCGGCGTGTTGTTCGCCGCTTTCGAGGCCGAGACCTCCGATGCGATGCTCTTCGCGGGATACGTCCTGTTCGGCCTCGGCTTCGGCATGGTGAACACGCCGATCACCAACACTGCCGTCTCCGGCATGCCCCGCGCCCAGGCCGGGGTCGCTGCCGCCGTCGCCTCCACCAGCCGGCAGATCGGGCAGACCCTCGGCGTCGCCGTCATCGGAGCCGTACTGGCCGCGGGGGTCTCGTCCAGCTCGTACGTGGAAGGGTTCGTCGCCGCGAGCCGCCCCGCGTGGTGGGTTCTCACCGGATGCGGACTGTGCATCCTCGTGGTCGGCGCGCTGACCAGCGGCGCCTGGGCACAGGAGACGGCACGGCGCACAGCGGACCGCCTGGAGGTGCGGGACCTGGACCAGTCGCCGTCCACAGCGGCCGCATAG